The Sphingomonas sanxanigenens DSM 19645 = NX02 genome includes a region encoding these proteins:
- a CDS encoding branched-chain amino acid aminotransferase yields the protein MVDTRTYDDRDGWIWFDGKLVPWREANIHVLTHGLHYASSVFEGQRAYGGTIFALARHSERLVNSARILGFDLPWSVAEIDAACIAVMQANDLTDCYLRPVAWRGSEQLGVAAQATKPHLAIAAWPWGAYFGEDALAKGLRLDIAPWRRPAPHTAPVHAKASGLYMIATMSKHHAEARGFNDALMLDWRGQVAEATGANAFFIRDNVIHTPTPDCFLDGITRQTVIEIARKRGIAVQERAIWPEELETFEQFFLTGSAAEIAPVGSAGPWTFEVGALTRQIQKDYSDLVNGRVSNG from the coding sequence ATGGTCGATACCCGCACCTATGACGACCGTGATGGTTGGATCTGGTTCGACGGCAAGCTCGTGCCGTGGCGGGAGGCGAACATCCACGTACTGACGCATGGGCTGCATTATGCCTCCTCGGTATTCGAGGGGCAACGCGCGTATGGCGGCACCATCTTCGCGCTGGCCAGGCATAGCGAGCGGCTGGTGAATTCGGCGCGCATCCTGGGGTTCGACCTGCCGTGGAGCGTCGCCGAGATCGATGCGGCCTGCATCGCGGTGATGCAGGCGAACGACCTGACCGACTGCTATCTGCGCCCGGTGGCGTGGCGCGGATCGGAGCAGTTGGGCGTCGCCGCGCAGGCGACGAAGCCGCATCTCGCGATCGCAGCGTGGCCATGGGGCGCCTATTTCGGCGAGGATGCGTTGGCGAAGGGGCTGCGGCTCGACATCGCCCCCTGGCGCCGCCCGGCGCCGCACACCGCCCCGGTTCATGCCAAGGCGTCGGGCCTCTACATGATCGCCACCATGTCCAAGCATCATGCCGAGGCGCGCGGCTTCAACGACGCGCTGATGCTCGACTGGCGCGGGCAGGTGGCGGAGGCGACCGGCGCCAACGCCTTCTTCATCCGCGACAATGTGATCCACACGCCGACACCCGATTGTTTTCTGGATGGCATCACCCGCCAGACCGTGATCGAGATCGCGAGGAAGCGGGGCATCGCAGTGCAGGAACGCGCGATCTGGCCGGAGGAACTCGAGACGTTCGAGCAATTCTTCCTGACCGGCAGCGCCGCCGAAATCGCTCCGGTGGGGTCGGCAGGGCCATGGACGTTCGAAGTCGGCGCGCTGACCCGGCAGATCCAGAAGGACTATTCGGATCTCGTCAACGGCCGCGTCTCGAACGGGTAA
- a CDS encoding metallophosphoesterase family protein: protein MSDISEPLRLAAIGDLHVTEDSHQRYRALFEEISEKADVLALCGDLTNFGKASEAEVLAEDLRGCTIPTVGVLGNHDYECGAPEEVVRILRQAGVTILDEQAVEIQGVGFAGVKGFVGGFGRGELGGFGERAIKAFVEESVNEARKLENGLRSLRTDRAVAVLHYAPIPETVAGEPAEIFPFLGSSRLADAVDRFDNVKAVVHGHAHRGTYEGRTRRGVPVFNCAQFVVNERFDRPYALLEI from the coding sequence ATGAGCGACATTTCTGAGCCGCTCCGCCTCGCGGCGATCGGCGACCTGCACGTGACCGAGGACTCGCACCAGCGTTATCGCGCGCTGTTCGAGGAGATCTCGGAGAAGGCCGATGTGCTTGCGCTGTGCGGCGATCTCACGAATTTCGGCAAGGCGAGCGAGGCGGAGGTGCTCGCCGAGGATTTGCGCGGCTGCACCATCCCCACCGTGGGCGTCCTCGGCAATCATGATTATGAATGCGGCGCGCCGGAAGAGGTCGTCCGTATCCTCCGGCAGGCGGGCGTGACCATTCTCGACGAGCAGGCGGTCGAGATCCAGGGTGTCGGCTTTGCCGGCGTGAAGGGGTTCGTCGGTGGCTTCGGCCGCGGCGAACTGGGCGGGTTCGGCGAGCGCGCGATCAAGGCGTTCGTCGAGGAATCGGTCAACGAAGCGCGCAAGCTGGAAAACGGCCTGCGCTCGCTGCGCACCGATCGCGCGGTGGCGGTGCTGCATTATGCGCCGATTCCGGAAACCGTGGCGGGCGAGCCGGCGGAGATCTTCCCCTTCCTCGGCTCCTCGCGCCTGGCCGACGCCGTCGATCGGTTCGACAATGTGAAGGCGGTGGTCCACGGCCATGCGCATCGCGGCACCTATGAGGGGCGTACGCGGCGCGGCGTGCCGGTGTTCAACTGCGCGCAGTTCGTGGTGAACGAGCGGTTCGACCGTCCCTACGCGCTGCTGGAAATCTAG
- a CDS encoding TetR/AcrR family transcriptional regulator, whose product MNQGRREQAKSERRAALLDAARRILATSDISMRRLAEEAGVAEATPYNLFGSKRGVIAALYADQRESFESRLRAHGSADPLLRLFDAVDLLADDLDRHPHFHRALYGAVYRSSADERDAEPDADPGIDFWRTAVAAADASGRFRADANVATFARCFVHLLTGAMLDWSEQRIDAQGWRAVTAHGLALLALPVAADDALAALHRRLVVA is encoded by the coding sequence ATGAATCAGGGCCGGCGCGAACAGGCGAAGAGCGAGCGGCGGGCGGCATTGCTCGATGCGGCGCGGCGGATCCTCGCGACGTCGGACATTTCGATGCGGCGGCTGGCCGAAGAGGCGGGCGTGGCGGAAGCCACGCCCTATAATCTGTTCGGATCGAAGCGCGGTGTGATCGCCGCGCTCTATGCGGACCAGCGCGAGAGTTTCGAGTCGCGGTTGCGCGCGCACGGGTCGGCGGATCCGCTGCTGAGGCTGTTCGACGCGGTCGACCTGCTGGCGGATGACCTCGATCGCCATCCGCATTTCCATCGCGCGCTTTATGGTGCGGTCTATCGTTCCTCGGCCGACGAGAGAGACGCCGAGCCGGACGCCGACCCCGGCATCGATTTCTGGCGCACTGCGGTTGCGGCGGCTGACGCCAGCGGCCGGTTCCGCGCGGATGCCAATGTCGCGACGTTCGCGCGCTGCTTCGTCCACCTGCTGACGGGGGCAATGCTCGACTGGTCGGAACAGCGCATCGACGCGCAAGGCTGGCGCGCCGTCACTGCGCACGGCCTTGCGCTGCTCGCACTGCCGGTGGCGGCGGACGATGCGCTGGCGGCGTTGCACCGCCGGCTGGTCGTCGCCTAG
- a CDS encoding LLM class flavin-dependent oxidoreductase: MKFSACFEAQMVDTSRESEQRTFHEAVEQAVYAEDMGLDGIWAVEHHALTQYSHMSSPETFLAFVAGKTDRIRIGHGVICLPPAMNHPVKVAERVATLDILSRGRVNFGIGKGGTQQEAGTFGYDFAELQPMIDEAMYLIPKIMVEDEIEHHGKYIDIPRRPIHPKPWQQPHPPMFMAATREESLINAASRGLGGMILGFSKPDDTARLNAAYRAAFARRDPAQQVPYVPNEYLAVGCPIIVSDDREKARRIGFRGQRFFAQAIHYWYGGGTKPEVEELSSEEHAAEVKRVEAATIAYLNEAQIPVTPAATDMYNLDHAYGTPADAIAHIERLEAAGADEVLMLMQMGTVPHEAIMETLRHLGETIIPHFRAKEARAKAA; encoded by the coding sequence ATGAAATTCTCGGCATGTTTCGAGGCGCAGATGGTCGATACCTCGCGTGAGAGCGAGCAACGGACCTTTCATGAAGCAGTGGAGCAGGCGGTCTATGCCGAGGACATGGGCTTGGATGGCATCTGGGCCGTCGAGCACCACGCGCTCACCCAATATTCGCACATGTCCTCGCCGGAGACGTTCCTGGCGTTCGTCGCGGGCAAGACCGATCGGATCCGCATCGGTCATGGCGTGATCTGCCTGCCGCCCGCGATGAACCATCCTGTGAAGGTGGCCGAACGCGTCGCGACGCTGGACATATTGTCGCGCGGACGCGTCAATTTCGGGATCGGCAAGGGCGGCACCCAGCAGGAGGCGGGTACCTTCGGCTATGACTTCGCCGAGCTCCAGCCGATGATCGACGAGGCGATGTATCTGATCCCCAAGATCATGGTCGAGGACGAGATCGAGCATCACGGCAAATATATCGATATTCCGCGCCGGCCGATCCATCCCAAGCCGTGGCAGCAGCCGCACCCGCCGATGTTCATGGCGGCGACCCGCGAGGAATCGTTGATCAACGCCGCGTCGCGCGGGTTGGGCGGCATGATCCTGGGGTTCAGCAAGCCCGACGACACGGCGCGGCTCAACGCCGCCTATCGCGCCGCCTTCGCGCGCCGCGATCCGGCGCAGCAGGTGCCCTATGTCCCCAACGAATATCTCGCGGTCGGCTGCCCGATCATAGTCAGCGACGATCGCGAGAAGGCGCGCCGCATCGGCTTCCGCGGCCAGCGCTTCTTCGCTCAGGCGATCCATTACTGGTATGGCGGCGGCACCAAGCCCGAGGTCGAGGAACTCAGTTCGGAGGAACATGCCGCCGAAGTGAAGAGGGTGGAGGCGGCGACGATCGCCTATCTCAACGAGGCGCAGATCCCGGTCACCCCGGCCGCGACCGACATGTACAATCTCGACCATGCCTATGGCACGCCCGCCGACGCGATCGCGCATATCGAGCGGCTGGAAGCAGCGGGGGCGGACGAGGTGCTGATGCTGATGCAGATGGGCACCGTGCCGCACGAGGCGATCATGGAGACGCTGCGCCACCTGGGCGAGACGATCATTCCGCACTTCAGGGCGAAAGAAGCGCGGGCGAAGGCGGCCTGA
- a CDS encoding alpha/beta hydrolase, translating into MSLTPAARAMLDQLTAQKIDWSRIGAVEFRQMSAAMAQPADPADGVETRDLEADGVPVRLYRRTEAGDAPEPVLLFLHGGGYIACSIDSHERLCSRLARLAGCTIVSVEYRLAPEHVFPAAVDDAWTALNWLAREAVALGVDPARIAVGGDSAGGTLATVAAIRARDAGGPGLVHQLLIYPGADLVEQTESRRAFAEGYFLDADFSELCLNAYLPRREDRAHPWVSPSRTASLAGLPPATILTAECDPLRDEGRDYGLRLRAAGVAVDGRTYPGMFHGFVSMFGVLPEADAAVADAAAALAQAFGDRA; encoded by the coding sequence ATGTCGCTCACCCCCGCCGCACGCGCGATGCTGGACCAACTCACCGCGCAGAAGATCGACTGGAGCCGGATCGGCGCGGTCGAGTTCCGCCAGATGTCGGCGGCGATGGCCCAGCCAGCCGACCCGGCCGATGGCGTCGAGACGCGGGATCTGGAAGCGGACGGCGTTCCCGTCCGCCTCTATCGCCGAACCGAGGCCGGCGATGCGCCCGAACCCGTGCTGCTGTTCCTCCACGGCGGCGGCTACATCGCCTGCTCGATCGACAGCCATGAGCGGCTGTGCAGCCGGCTTGCGCGGCTGGCGGGCTGCACGATCGTCTCGGTCGAGTATCGGCTCGCGCCCGAGCATGTGTTCCCGGCGGCGGTCGACGATGCGTGGACGGCGCTGAACTGGCTGGCGCGAGAGGCGGTTGCGCTCGGCGTTGATCCGGCGCGCATCGCAGTGGGCGGTGACAGCGCCGGCGGCACCCTGGCGACGGTCGCGGCGATCCGCGCGCGCGACGCGGGCGGGCCGGGACTGGTCCATCAGTTGCTGATCTATCCGGGGGCCGATCTCGTCGAGCAAACCGAATCGCGCCGCGCCTTCGCCGAGGGCTATTTTCTCGACGCCGATTTTTCCGAACTCTGCCTCAACGCGTATCTGCCTCGGCGCGAGGACCGCGCGCACCCCTGGGTGTCGCCGTCACGCACGGCATCGCTCGCCGGGCTGCCGCCGGCGACGATCCTCACCGCCGAATGCGATCCGCTCCGCGACGAAGGGCGGGACTATGGGTTGCGGCTGCGCGCCGCCGGCGTCGCAGTGGATGGCCGGACCTATCCCGGCATGTTCCACGGCTTCGTCAGCATGTTCGGCGTGTTGCCGGAAGCGGATGCGGCGGTGGCCGATGCCGCCGCGGCGCTGGCCCAGGCCTTTGGAGACCGCGCATGA